The nucleotide sequence CAAATCAGCATCGAGCAAAGGAGCAGGCATGAGCATAGGTGGCACTTCCATCGAACAGGCATTGGCATCGCTGTCGGACATGACGGGCGGCATGGTTGCCATCGGCAAGGACGAACACGCGCAACGCATCGCCAAGGCGCAAGCATTCATGCGCGAGCAGGGCATCGCCGCGATCTACCTGAACGCGGGCGCCAACCTCACCTACTTCACGGGCACCAAATGGTATGCCAGCGAACGCATGGTGGGCGCCATCCTGCCGGCCAGCGGCGAGATCGAATACATCGCTCCCGCCTTCGAGGAAAGCACCTTGCAAGGCTTCATGCTCATCGAGGGCATGGTCAATTGCTGGGAAGAGCACGAGAGCCCGTACCAGCTGTTCGTCGACGTGCTGGCGCGCATGGGGATTGCCCAGGATGCGGACGCGCCGCCGCGCGTGGGCATCTGCGAAAGCGCCGCCTTCTTCATCTATGACGGCATCCGGCCGCTGGCACCCGGCTACGCGCTGGAAAATGCGCGTGCCGTCACCGCGTACTGCCGCAGCCGCAAGTCACAGGCCGAAATCGCCCTGATGCAGCGCGTGATGGACATGACCCTGGCCGTGCACGTGGCCACGGCCAGCATGCTGTACGAAGGCATCACGACGGTGGAAGTGGAAGAATTCATCCAGCGCGCGCACCGCAAGGTGGGAGCACCCCGCTCGTATTTTTGCATCGTGCTGTTCGGCGAAGCGACGGCCTATCCGCATGGCGTAAACTACGTGCAGACACTGAAGGCAGGCGACACGGTACTGATCGACACGGGTTGCCAGGTAATGAATTACATCTCCGACATCACGCGCACCTATGTGTTTGGCGCCATCAGCGAACGCCAGCGCAGCGTGTGGAACAGCGAAAAGGCGGCGCAGGCAGCGGCATTCGCCGCCGCCCTGCTGGGCGTGCCCTGCGGCGACGTGGACCGCGCCGCGCGCGTCTCGCTGGAGGCCGACGGCTTTGGCCCCGGCTACAAGCTGCCGGGACTGCCGCACCGCACGGGCCACGGCATCGGCCTCGATATCCACGAATGGCCTTACCTGGTGGGCAATGACACGACGCCGCTCGACGTGGGCATGTGCTTCTCGAACGAGCCGATGATCTGCATCCCCGGCGAATTCGGCATCCGCCACGAAGACCATTTCTACATGACGGAAAACGGTCCGCGCTGGTTCACCGAACCGGCACACAGCATCGACGATCCGTTCGGCTTGCGGACTTAAGCCGCCTTCGTCAACGCCAGCCGCCGTGCCGCCGGCACGGTAGCGATCGGCGCCAGGCTGCCCTGTGTCAGCTTGAACACGGCCAGCGCCGTGCCCAGTTGCACGGCCTGTTCCTGCAGCGATTCGGCGGCCGCCGACGCTTCTTCCACCAGCGCGGAATTTTGCTGCGTCATCTGATCCATGCTGCCGATGGCCACGCCGATGTCGCCGATGCCTGCGCTTTGCGCCTGACTGGCGGCACTGATCTCGGCCATGATGTCGGCCACTTTTTTCACGGAATCGACGATCTGCCCCATGGTCAGCCCAGCCTCGTCGACCAGTTTCGAACCGACATTCACCTTTGCCACCGAATCGCCGATCAATTGCTTGATCTCGCGCGCTGCTGCCGCACTGCGCTGCGCCAGGTTGCGCACCTCAGATGCCACCACGGCAAAGCCGCGCCCCTGCTCTCCCGCGCGAGCCGCTTCCACGGCCGCATTCAAGGCCAGGATATTCGTCTGGAAGGCGATGCCGTCGATGACGCCGATGATGTCGACGATGCGCCTGGATGAATCGTTGATCTCACCCATGGTGGTAACCACCTGGCTGACTACCTGCCCGCCTTTGACCGCCACCACGGATGCCGACACGACCAGTTCATGCGCCTGCCCCGCATTGGCGGCGTTGTCGCGCACAGTACTTGTGAGGCTGTCCATGCTGCGCGCCGTCTGGTCCAGACTGCCCGCCTGCGACTCCGTACGCGCGGCCAGATCCGCGTTGCCCTGGGCGATTTCCGCGCTGGCCACCTGGATGGTTTCGGCCGACGCCTTGATACCGGACACCATGCCGGCCAGCCGGCCGCGCATCTCCTTCAGCGCCGCCAGCAGGCTGGCCTGGTCGCCCGCCTCGGTCACGATCTGCATCGAGAGGTCGCCGTCGGCCACGGCGCGCGCGATCTGGCGCGCATATTCAGGCTCGCCGCCGAGCTGCTGCCAGATGGCACGCACGACGAAATGTGATACGGCCACCAGGCAGACGATGACGGCCAGCGCCACGGCAATGCTGGTATTGAGGGCATTGCGCACATTGGCCGCGCTGCGTTCGATGCCCTGTTTGAACTGCGTCTGCGCCTGCTCATTGGTCTTCGCCAGGTCCGTATTGAGCACGGCCAGCGCACCCTGCATGCGCGCCACGGTCGCTTGCGGGTCACCCTCTTCCATTTCCAGCATGATGCGCGCCGCGCTCAGTGCCGGCGCATAATAGGCATCGAATTCCTTTGCCAGGCGCTGGCCCTGCTCGCGCTGCCCGGGGATCGCCACAAAGTCGGCCAGCTTGGCACGCAGCTTGACCGCCTGGCCGCCGACTTGCCCGATACGCTCCTTGTCGCCTTCGCTGACGGCATCGCGCAGGGCGTCGCCGACGGCAGCCACGTCCAGGGTCAGCGACTTGGCCATGTCGAGCACGGGATAGTCGGCGCTCTCGGTGGCGTGGATGGAATTGAGCGTGGCCGTGGACAGATAGGCGCTGACAGCCAGCCCCAGCCCGAAAATCACGGCCGAGATGACAG is from Janthinobacterium sp. 61 and encodes:
- a CDS encoding methyl-accepting chemotaxis protein produces the protein MSIKRKIWALPVISAVIFGLGLAVSAYLSTATLNSIHATESADYPVLDMAKSLTLDVAAVGDALRDAVSEGDKERIGQVGGQAVKLRAKLADFVAIPGQREQGQRLAKEFDAYYAPALSAARIMLEMEEGDPQATVARMQGALAVLNTDLAKTNEQAQTQFKQGIERSAANVRNALNTSIAVALAVIVCLVAVSHFVVRAIWQQLGGEPEYARQIARAVADGDLSMQIVTEAGDQASLLAALKEMRGRLAGMVSGIKASAETIQVASAEIAQGNADLAARTESQAGSLDQTARSMDSLTSTVRDNAANAGQAHELVVSASVVAVKGGQVVSQVVTTMGEINDSSRRIVDIIGVIDGIAFQTNILALNAAVEAARAGEQGRGFAVVASEVRNLAQRSAAAAREIKQLIGDSVAKVNVGSKLVDEAGLTMGQIVDSVKKVADIMAEISAASQAQSAGIGDIGVAIGSMDQMTQQNSALVEEASAAAESLQEQAVQLGTALAVFKLTQGSLAPIATVPAARRLALTKAA
- a CDS encoding Xaa-Pro peptidase family protein, with amino-acid sequence MSIGGTSIEQALASLSDMTGGMVAIGKDEHAQRIAKAQAFMREQGIAAIYLNAGANLTYFTGTKWYASERMVGAILPASGEIEYIAPAFEESTLQGFMLIEGMVNCWEEHESPYQLFVDVLARMGIAQDADAPPRVGICESAAFFIYDGIRPLAPGYALENARAVTAYCRSRKSQAEIALMQRVMDMTLAVHVATASMLYEGITTVEVEEFIQRAHRKVGAPRSYFCIVLFGEATAYPHGVNYVQTLKAGDTVLIDTGCQVMNYISDITRTYVFGAISERQRSVWNSEKAAQAAAFAAALLGVPCGDVDRAARVSLEADGFGPGYKLPGLPHRTGHGIGLDIHEWPYLVGNDTTPLDVGMCFSNEPMICIPGEFGIRHEDHFYMTENGPRWFTEPAHSIDDPFGLRT